In Zingiber officinale cultivar Zhangliang chromosome 3A, Zo_v1.1, whole genome shotgun sequence, the DNA window GACCGGTCTAACATTCGGCACACGCAAGTCatgcccgcacacgagtcaacttgattTAGTATAATCCGGACCTTGGATTTGTACTATACCCACACATGAGAGAGAGTCTCAccccatgtatttgttcacatcctcaatgcatgtgaatcaatataaaccaaccaacataCCATAAAACTCgcaatgtgagactaaaatctcattcacaatagaacttctatcctcttccacctcttttcCACTACACATATTCAACAAAATCTTAAGAGCTAGatacttaatttaaaaaaaaaatggaacaaTAATCATTTTCAAAAGCCTCTCTTTTAACACTCCCTGGGAGGACTGAGAGTGAGAGTACTGCTACTATCAGCAGCTACAGTACAGGCTGAGTGCATCAGCATGAGGTGAGGTTCATGGATCTCCACGTATAGCTAAAGGTCTGGAAAAGGCGATACAGTTTAATATGATAAAGGTGCTAGCTAGCAATCGGCAAATCATTGATATACACTCAGTGGAGGAGGAACTGATTAAATGGGCTATCTATCCACCCCTTTAATTTCATATGATCATATCGTCGTCGTCATCGTCATCTTCTTCTTATCCAAGTCCAACTGGTGAAGGTTCCTTATCCTCCTTTGAGATGATTTGATGATGATGAATGCCAAACCCCACATGAAACGTCCAGATAGGGGAAAAAAAAACTCAGTTCTTGGTCGATGATCAGGCATATTATATCGCAAAAGGTGCAGATGTTGGCCATTAGCGTGGTGCCTGTGATCTCTATCTGGAGTCTGTACTTATCCGGGGCTCTGTTCTCCATCGCCTGCATTAGCATTAGCATTAGCATTAGCATTAGAATTAGCTGGTAAATGGTTGATAAATTAAATATCTCTGTCCAGGTGTGAGGCCACCGAGATCGATCGGTCAATAATTGAACGgggaggaaggaaggaaggaactCTGTCTCGGCCTTTCATTCTTTCTGTcttctattttttgttttttcttaggCAAAATCAAaagctccttttttttttttgttttttttaatcatcAAGCGccgtcttttaatttttttttataaaaaaaacaaaaagtctCACTCCCTCGGCCCCTCGTAAAATTACACTCATATTTGaccgatttaatttttttttgaccaactgagtttaaatttaaattaaacgatgtttatattataatattataaaatCTTAACTGTTGTAATATAgacttaatatatttatttaatgttTATGTTATAACGGTTAGAGGTGCAAATGAACTGAATTAAAAGAGTAATATAAAATATTGgtatttgagtttgaatttaaaaaatatatgtgaaatttaaaaatataaataacttTGACgatttgaaataaaatttgagTTATTTATTTAAGCAAATTTAATTTGAGCATATTTAATTAAGATTATGTAAAAATAATCCAAATTTCAGTTGTAAACGGTgaataatcaaataaaatattataattcaaattttacaaaaaaaatttattgaataatATTAAAAACTGTATATCAAGGGTAGATGACGATGATATACTGAAATTATCTTttaatatatatacttttattttattttatttttttaattgattttagatatttaatttatatcgattaattttgaaaaagttgaaattataaaaaaaaaatctcagttATCAAAATAAATGGGAAAGTGTTTACTATGAACGATTTATTAGTTCAGTCTTCTTTAAGTGAATCCTATGTTAAAAGAAATTATCtattaaattatcaaaattaaaacagAAATGATGGTTAGAACATCCATAATGTTACATTATTATAACATCCACCATCTCGATTAATTCAATCCTGTTTGTACAGACAGTGCCCCAACCTCTCACATTGGGACGATTGGACCCACACTTAAGTAGTGGATCCCACCCCCTCATTGTGAGAGGTTGGGACAGTGCCTGTACAGGCAAGGTGAAATTTACCCACCATCTCATAAAAAAACATGAGTCCATTGTCACATGATCATTATAACAACATTCTTTTTTCACCcacatttcttttaaaattaacacTTATTATGTATGAGTCCGATAATCCACTCaataatcttaaaattatatcatattaaataaatatattttttaaatatgttttaaaatatttaaattattattattattattttaataataatcttacttttaaaaaatataattttattatttttcaaaaataatattaattttttaaatatatttattaaataaaatagatgtgtgtgagaaaatgaaattacaatATTAGAAAAACGAAattataaaattagaaaaataaaattataactgaacaattaaaattataaaattgaaaaaatgaaATTAGAGGAGCTAAAATTATAAAAAACTGAtcgttttatttaatttataattcttaattttaaaatttatactttttttaataaataaaatttaaaaaaaaatagatgagtCAGTCAATGCTTCAAAATATTGAACAAGGATATTATAATATCTCTCCATAACACTAAATTAAATGTACAGTACTATTACACTAAATTAAATGTACAGTTTTATTATAATGCGACGTTAACCTCACGTTGCAGATGTCCTTAACATAAAGACATATTTTGATCTTTCTTTCTTCACTCGGAGAATATGCGTACTGTGATGCAATTAGCCCTCACGGGCTGGATCAACTGGAGAGGTGTCTGATTCTTACAGATAAAGTTCTGGGGTCAAAGATAGCCAGTTACACACGGGATTAAAATCCTGATCTGTTATGTCAAAAATTTCTACGACCTCCAGTTACCTCTGTTGTCCAGTATTAATCGTGATTTATTTCCTCTGAAATTTTAAGGGGCCAGGTCCAGGGGCCACTAGAATGACGATTCCATCTTTTACAGTTGCAGTACTGTTATGCAATTATTAAGTTGTAATGATTAAAGGGATTTTTACGTACGGTAGGGGAAAAGAAGTAAGGCCCCATGCTTTGTATAGTGTAACACGATTGACCTTCAATGGTGGGAGGATTAAAGTGTTTGGTCAAATCACTAACAACAAAAATTCAGGAAAGATGACGCCTCCAAAATTAGTGGGAAACCCAACAACCACCACAGTGTTCAGATTGCCCTATGATTCTATGAACTTTTTTCAACAAAAATCAAAAGTATGTCgtagatttattaaattatatttttaaaaaattaaataaaaataacatcTCACATTTTAAGAATACATTtactttaatattattataatattacaGTAACTACTTAATAATTTTTAccatgattttaattaatttaaaataattttaactaaattaataaataatattttattataatagaatttaaataattttgattgagttgataaaaaatatttatagataTAACAGCTGtttaaagtatatttaaaataattttaataaaatttaaatattttaattaagttagtaaaaaatattttgagaagTAAGGAAATTTTAATGGACCAAAATGGTCAGTGTACGACAATCTAGAGAGAGATGGGTTGACTGAGAATTACTTAGGGCTAGGTTGGCCCATTTTGATTGGCCACATGATTAACTTGTTTATATTAATTTAAGATGCATGGCATGACATGGCATGGCTTGTCTGGTCTTCAATCAGCAGATGATTCACATACGTGAAAGCGGGTGGGCAAATTCAATAAAGATTTAAACTTAGACCTAGCAGCGATGATACATTTGAATTCTAGGAAAGATTTAGACGTTCGTCTGAAAAATAGGATAAAAGTATGATGCACCTTTAATAATGGACGTACCTTTTCTACGCTTGATGGCTTGAGAAAAGAGAATCCCACATGTTTTTTGATGCATCAAGTTGTGAATTATATCGATCATTGGGAAAGGAATGAAACGACGTATATATTCTATCTCGATCATGATGAACACACGCAAAAGTAAATCATGAATTGCCAGATGACTGCAAACAGAGATCAATCTACATAACCAATCGAGTCATCTGCCTCGCAGGCTCATGAAAAATGAGCTTGAGGGGGAAAACAACATGGCACCAAATCCCTACACAAGAATCATGCAGTTGTTGTGGTACAAAGCATGGCCACATGCAGAATCTGAACATTCAAAATGTCCTCTTGAAACCCCAGATCAATCTTTctctactcttttttttttctcatctaaacatttttttttgagttttttttttcactaATCTCTTGACTTTTATCTCTCCCACACTGAACTTTTTTTCCATCTCTCATTTTACCTTTTTTTCACCATCTTCCATAAAATTGGGAAACAATTTTTATCTGCATCCAGTAAACTTTTCCACTCTTTAAATACTATAGCTCATCTAAATCACTCAGAATATTAAAAACGTAAGCAcgatagaaaataaaaaactgTATCATTAGCATTGAAATTTGGAACTCAcacaaaataataatattttatacctTCAATGTAAACAGCCAAAAACCATTACCATAAATTTGCAAACCATCAAAACAAATATAAAAAGCCAAGTGCATTCCAGAATATTGGCTTCTGATTTACATCTACTCACCTAACTCAAATCAGGTAATCAAATAGAAACTCAGATATGCACCAAAGGACTCACACATGGGTTTATTGGATGGCATTCCATCAAGAAGCCTAAATTttaagacaaatcaaatataacaGGAGAAAAATATAAGATCTCAGATAATATCACCGATTAGCTTTCACCTCCTTGAAGGAAAAACAATGATTATCTCTTTAATTATAACAATAGCCTGTGCATTAGCTCACTGAGCATCCTAATTTAGCAGTCAATCACCAAAATAACAAAGATTTTAGTAATATTTGCATTAACAAGAACGTACAAGCAATATAAAAGAGTTGAGAAGTTACAGATGGCTACCAGCTATTTTTTCGTTAATTTCTCGAGTGTTTTCTGAGCTGAATTTGTCCCAAACTAACACGATCAGGCTGCTGGTGGATATTCTTTTCCCCCCAGCATTAAAGCATGAACGAGTGGCACATAATCCATCTTACCAGACTTGGTAGCATGGCTATTTTGTATGTGGAAACATCCACTGATCCACACAAGAAATTCCTGAAACAGCTGCACACAATGGTCATTGTGTGATTCCTTAGGAGATAGAAAACACCAATGAAAAAACAGATAAATAGAGTGGGAAATTAAATCCATTTAGCTTCATTTATTGCTCCAGTGCTCTTAAAAACAAAAGCCGTACCTTAATATTCATTCAATCATACTATGAGCTAAATAAGAATGAACTTGGAGGTGTCTGATATACCTTTGTTAATAGCTAGCTTCCCAAAACGAGTAACTaacatttcttttacttgttaaataGCAAAGTGCAGGATGTCATTTTTTCCATGACATTGGTAGTGTACCAAGGAAGGAAAAGGTTTTATACTAAGCAAACAAGTAACATACAGGCATgttacttaaaaattaatctttaAATGGTATGTGTAATTATTAGATAAACAAACTTCCTCCAGTATTACTtggttcatcatttttttttttaaactgaaACTTTGAATTATAGCATACTCTTCGTGGAGCTTTTCATTCTATCCACTTTGACACAACTTGAAAATGAAAACCAATAAAGACCTATAGATAAACTGAACTAAATACAAATCACTCAACTTTCACATCAGAAACTTAAATTTGGACCAATCCACAATGTATCCAACTGCTAACCACGCTGGATAAGATCAACTGCTGAGTAATAATAACAAACAATCAGGAATTTTGACTGCATAACTTGGCATGCAAAAGAAATATTCATCTATTAGAATCAATTGATATCTAGTGATCCTAGCTACAAGAGAACATTAACCATAAGTCAATTATTTCCTTTCACTATATCTCCCTGCCTTTTCCTTTTCAAGGCCAAAAGTAGAAGGATCCACATGAACCACAACTCCCTCAAACACTTTATTGTGATATCAGAAACATAATTGCTTTCTAGTGAAGACACAATTATAAAGTTATACAAGGTATACACGGATATTTAGAAGAAAATAAAtggaaataattaaaatttggtaAAGATAAGTGCAAAAGTAGTTGAGAATTGAACAAATTAGGTTGGTTTTGGAAAACTAAAATGTTCTACCCAACTTTTGGTCAACCTTTGCTCAAATTCCAGCAGAGCACATAAGATTAATTTTCACTCTTGATTTACAACTTCACCAAGTCTCATTAAAACTCAAGTTTTGTAACAATATAGGTAACCTTATTGCTCATAATGCACTGCTTGCTAGAGAAAGCACCTCAACTCTCTATGGATCAATAATATTCAAATGTGACTTATGTCCCAGTTAAAGCCTATAAGATAGAATATCGAATAATAACAGTTTGTTCGAacaataagtttttttttcaaaacaacaaacaaataaataatgCTGTgttcaaaaaagaaaaataagtagCAGTTTGTATACAGAGACTTCTCTTTCGCCAATTTGTACATAGACTAAAAAAAAAGATATAGATCCAAGTTACTACAAAGAAAAATTAGCATACCTTACTGTGCAAAACCAGTATCCATTTTGTCTTCCACAACTTGGACATCAGGCATAGTTTGTCTCCCCTCACTTATACTGTAATTAGAATGGGTCGACATTAAAGGAGTCTCTGACCCATCCTCAAAATGGGAATGCCCATTGTCCACAGATGAAGAAGGCTTCTCATCCAAAGGAGCCATTAACTCAGCCAGGGCAATATCTTCCGAATTTCTTTGGATTTGTGGAGTTGCAGATGTTCTGGGGTTAACTTCAACAGTCACAATTGAAGATCCAGGTGGTTCTAATACTTCTTGGGTGCTGCAAGTTTTTGAGCTACTGGGATCATTTAGCCACATAAAATGCAAATTATGGCCTTGCCAAAATTTACCAATTGTGTAAGCTCTCTCAGCAGAATCACAGGAGGAAAAAATTACACGAGCACAAAAAGTTTCAGGCGTCATCATGCCTacattctcttttctttcctcaGGTTCTTCTAATGCTATAGAAGAGAGATCACCAAATACTGCAAAATGATCCCTCAGATCAGCAACCTACAATAGGAAAAAAAACAATAATATAATACTGTGACAGTGAAAACAGTTGagcatttttaaaatattccATGCAAACTCTACACCAGGTGTTTCAAGAACAGCAATATGGATCAGGTTAACCACCATTAAATCAACCATGTATAAATGTTTAGAGTGTGTCCTGTTGAGTATATCAAGAGAAGGTTGTGTGTTTTCAACATCATAGGATTCAGTCAGGTTGAAGCCATAAAAGCACTGAAGCTGTAGTTAGGCAAGCAGGCTCTAAACAATCTGATTATTCTCCTAAAGGCATATACAAGGCCAAGAATTGTCATTCCCACACAAAATGAGAATGTCAAAATTCTCCACAAATGCCTGGAATGTAATGCATGTATGCAATGCGCAGAATACTCTATCCAAATTTAACAATTAGGTATTATGAGGATGGTGCATATGCATGTATCTGAAGAGAGACAATACATTTGTGAGACCAgccggaagaggaggaagaacacTGAACGAAGTCTTAGACAAATGTTGATGACTTATTTGTTCTGTGCTGGAATTGCCCATGACTGTAGAATTTGATTTTGCAGTACATGAAACAGTAGCGTCCACTAATTTTCTGATTTCTTGAGTATTATGAATGTGTTTCTGTGCACCTTCTGTAATATTTGGCACTCTGGATGGTTCAGTTTGTTCACCTTCATTGCTCAAATTCGGTTTAAGTCTTTTAGGTGCAGGTTCTAAGGTCACTTCACCCTTTTTGACTAAAACAGCCTGCACATGGAACACAAAGGTATTAAACTTCCTATATGAAAAATTAAGTATATGATGACTGAAAACCAGAGCAAGTAATCCCATCAAACTTCATTCAAACATAGCTtagaaaacaaattaaaaatatatgtAAAGGTATATATACAGAGCCTTAACTGTTTCAGATTTTCTAAATAGCGCATTAGATAGTTATCCACACAAGTCAATAACAAATAGCACCTTATTCTTGCCCTTCCCCCAAAATAATGAACACAGAagaagaatatatatatttttttcatggaAGAGCATAAAATAATTCTCTCCTATAACAGAAATTATTCAGCAGCAGCCCAAATTACTCCCAGTCCTTTGCTAAGAGAAGAGTGCAATTTCAAACAATTGTCGACTAAAAGATGTCTAAgagataatataaaaaaaaaaacagcacggtgcacgaagctcctgctatgcggggtcccggggaagaatccattgtacgcagGCTTACCTTACTTTTTGCAAGAGATTGTTTCTAGGATTCAaacccatgaccttttggtcacaaagcaacaacattaccgttgtgccaaggctccccttcatctAAGAGATAATAAAGCTgactcaaaataataataataataaagcttaCTTGTTTCTCAAATTTTTCTAATTGGCGACGAAACTCCTCTCTTTTTAAGGCTAAATTCTCCTGCTTTTTGCGAAGTTCCTCTTTCAAAGACTCCAAACCATCAAGCTTTTTCTTTCCAGGAGAATTTATCTTTAAAGTGTTTGCAGAACTTTTTGGAACAGGGATTGACATTAAAATCTCAGGAACAGCCAATTTACTTTCATGTGGAAGTGGAGAAGACGTATCCCCTTTTTCATTCCCAGTAGCAAGTGGACGAGATGGACAGCGGGCGGTCAGCCCTACAAAAGATGGTAACACTTTGGGGAGAAAATTTTTCGGCCCCTTAAAAGCTCTATCACGGTTTGCCCACCAGAGTTTTATAAACCGATTACCCATCACAGCATCAGGCGCTTTAAGTGCAGCTTCAGCCTCCTCCCTTCTTGAAAATTGAACAAAAGCTTTTTCACTATTTTGTGGAATGTAAATATCAACAACATCACCAAACTTCTGAAAGTGGGAAAGAAGGGCATCCCTTGTGTTGTCCTTTTGAGGAATACCATGCACATAGAGAGTACGTGAAGCTTTTTGAGACATCCTACCACTGTTACTTGTAGAATTATGGTGATTTGTTGTCGGTTTTTGACTCTTCTCTGTGGTAAATTGTTTTTCAGGAACAGTAGCAGAAGCTTTGACTATAGAGTTCTCCTTATCAACCTTCATTTCATTTGAAAGGAGATTTGTAGGAAGTGCATTGTTAATAGATATTATACCCATCTCTGACCTGCTACTATGGCCAATCTGGTCCTGGACAGATGATTGAAAAGAAGAATCTACATTCCATACAGGTTCATTATTGTTTTCTAAAGAAAGCATTAAGGTAGGCTCAGATGTTCCTTGACACCCATTGTTCCACAATGGCTGATCAGGATCATATACATCAGCTTCAACCAAACCAGAAGAGGATGAAACCACATTCAGCTTTAGTGAATCCTCAGGCAAGAGGGGTTTCCCATCTTTTGCAGGGACAAATTTGCTGCTGCTAGTCAATGGGGCAGAAGGTGCATTGGCAGAAGGCAATGGTCTCTTACCAGCTTGAATTCCTGGAACATGTGAATTTCGATCTGAAACTGAAAGATTGAACTGAGAAAGACTCtgcaaattaaataataaaatgatTTAGATCCAAATGAAAGGAAGCTAATTGTTGCAAAAAATAACTActacaacaatcatctaatttttAAGAGACATTACATAACGAATATAAGATGGAAACCACTTTCTAGCAGTATAAATATTCAAATTGGTAAAATCCTGACCAAATTATCAGATACAACTTATAAAGGAAATGGACCtgcacatcttcaacaacaatccGATGCACGCCATGTTCCATTGGGCACATATCCCCTCTTAAACAATATCCCTGCTCGTCAAAGTCTCTGCAACGTTGATGAGGCATTCCCAGATTAAATAATGGGGTGATCGTAGGCTGAAGAGCACCTTGCAAACCAAGTGGTTGGAGTGGATCCAAAATTCTATTGCTCATTTCATTAACAAAGCCATATGCACCCCAAGATGAATTTTGTGCACTTGCAGCATTTGGTATACCTGTCCCAAACAGACTAACATGTGTATGTAGACCTTGTGAAACAACCTGTGATGGAAAATCCAGTGTGTCCAGAGGATTAAATCTAGAATCCTGTTGGTTCCAGGAAATAAtgttccttcctcttcctctacctcttcctcttcctcttcctaccATGGGGCGTATTTTGGGTGCAGTGCAAAAAGTGTCATTCTGAGATGTTTGATTTATTCTACCCCgtggatcaaagtgataaggatCCAGAGTTAGTGGTGTGAAGCTAGAACGTCCCTTATCAAAGTTTGAAGAACTCTCCATATTACCATTGTTTCCACTGTCATGAAAGTTTTTTCGATTGTCAAGAAATTTGCTTCTTCTCCTATTCATCCGCTGCATAGGTAGTTCTTGAACAtcatcatcaaaagaaatagattgTGCATCCCTCCTTCGATGTTTATGGTTgcgatcatcatcatcatcgctAGCTTCTTGGTCTTCAGTATCATTCACTGGTTCAGAGGACATAGAGTAATTCCTTTCACTAGGCAACTTATTCCTCAGTTGTACTGTGTCATCAGGAGGAAAAGATAGCTGAAATTTCTCAACGATATCAGTATTCTGGCCAACTCCGATTATAGACGCATCTTCAAGAGCCTGTAATATTCTTGTGGAATAGTTTTTTGCACCTATAGTTTGGATAAAACAGAAAGCTAAGCACAAGATTACATGTTCTATGGAACCTCAAAAATTGAAATATTTGGGAGAGAAAGAAAGATCAAGAAATGAATAGTTTGATGCACCTACAGCTTCCCTGTCACTTAGGACAGTAAAATTGTTGGTAAAACCATAAGAGAACAGCAAAGCTTTAATCTGAAGAACTATTGCACTCGAAGAGAATTAACTAACCACTGTGGGAGGAAATTTTTTGCTtaatgaaagattttaacaagtaaaactgtttttgaaatagTTTATATGAAACTTGTGTGACTAATCTTGTTCAATCTTACATATTGAAGGACATTGGCATATCATATACAGTTTGGTCATTTTAAAAGCTGGCATATCCATAGCTATTCAATTCCAGGTGAACTATAATGGAATAGCTAATTCCTATGTTTGGCCATAAAAATAAACTCGA includes these proteins:
- the LOC122050954 gene encoding zinc finger CCCH domain-containing protein 27-like isoform X1, which encodes MALAKAREIVSSAPVVVFSKTNCRRSKWVKELLTQLGAGFRVVELDLESDGSDVQSAVTEWTGQRKLPIIFIGEGHIGICESAKNYSTRILQALEDASIIGVGQNTDIVEKFQLSFPPDDTVQLRNKLPSERNYSMSSEPVNDTEDQEASDDDDDRNHKHRRRDAQSISFDDDVQELPMQRMNRRRSKFLDNRKNFHDSGNNGNMESSSNFDKGRSSFTPLTLDPYHFDPRGRINQTSQNDTFCTAPKIRPMVGRGRGRGRGRGRNIISWNQQDSRFNPLDTLDFPSQVVSQGLHTHVSLFGTGIPNAASAQNSSWGAYGFVNEMSNRILDPLQPLGLQGALQPTITPLFNLGMPHQRCRDFDEQGYCLRGDMCPMEHGVHRIVVEDVQSLSQFNLSVSDRNSHVPGIQAGKRPLPSANAPSAPLTSSSKFVPAKDGKPLLPEDSLKLNVVSSSSGLVEADVYDPDQPLWNNGCQGTSEPTLMLSLENNNEPVWNVDSSFQSSVQDQIGHSSRSEMGIISINNALPTNLLSNEMKVDKENSIVKASATVPEKQFTTEKSQKPTTNHHNSTSNSGRMSQKASRTLYVHGIPQKDNTRDALLSHFQKFGDVVDIYIPQNSEKAFVQFSRREEAEAALKAPDAVMGNRFIKLWWANRDRAFKGPKNFLPKVLPSFVGLTARCPSRPLATGNEKGDTSSPLPHESKLAVPEILMSIPVPKSSANTLKINSPGKKKLDGLESLKEELRKKQENLALKREEFRRQLEKFEKQAVLVKKGEVTLEPAPKRLKPNLSNEGEQTEPSRVPNITEGAQKHIHNTQEIRKLVDATVSCTAKSNSTVMGNSSTEQISHQHLSKTSFSVLPPLPAGLTNVADLRDHFAVFGDLSSIALEEPEERKENVGMMTPETFCARVIFSSCDSAERAYTIGKFWQGHNLHFMWLNDPSSSKTCSTQEVLEPPGSSIVTVEVNPRTSATPQIQRNSEDIALAELMAPLDEKPSSSVDNGHSHFEDGSETPLMSTHSNYSISEGRQTMPDVQVVEDKMDTGFAQ
- the LOC122050954 gene encoding zinc finger CCCH domain-containing protein 27-like isoform X2; this encodes MSSEPVNDTEDQEASDDDDDRNHKHRRRDAQSISFDDDVQELPMQRMNRRRSKFLDNRKNFHDSGNNGNMESSSNFDKGRSSFTPLTLDPYHFDPRGRINQTSQNDTFCTAPKIRPMVGRGRGRGRGRGRNIISWNQQDSRFNPLDTLDFPSQVVSQGLHTHVSLFGTGIPNAASAQNSSWGAYGFVNEMSNRILDPLQPLGLQGALQPTITPLFNLGMPHQRCRDFDEQGYCLRGDMCPMEHGVHRIVVEDVQSLSQFNLSVSDRNSHVPGIQAGKRPLPSANAPSAPLTSSSKFVPAKDGKPLLPEDSLKLNVVSSSSGLVEADVYDPDQPLWNNGCQGTSEPTLMLSLENNNEPVWNVDSSFQSSVQDQIGHSSRSEMGIISINNALPTNLLSNEMKVDKENSIVKASATVPEKQFTTEKSQKPTTNHHNSTSNSGRMSQKASRTLYVHGIPQKDNTRDALLSHFQKFGDVVDIYIPQNSEKAFVQFSRREEAEAALKAPDAVMGNRFIKLWWANRDRAFKGPKNFLPKVLPSFVGLTARCPSRPLATGNEKGDTSSPLPHESKLAVPEILMSIPVPKSSANTLKINSPGKKKLDGLESLKEELRKKQENLALKREEFRRQLEKFEKQAVLVKKGEVTLEPAPKRLKPNLSNEGEQTEPSRVPNITEGAQKHIHNTQEIRKLVDATVSCTAKSNSTVMGNSSTEQISHQHLSKTSFSVLPPLPAGLTNVADLRDHFAVFGDLSSIALEEPEERKENVGMMTPETFCARVIFSSCDSAERAYTIGKFWQGHNLHFMWLNDPSSSKTCSTQEVLEPPGSSIVTVEVNPRTSATPQIQRNSEDIALAELMAPLDEKPSSSVDNGHSHFEDGSETPLMSTHSNYSISEGRQTMPDVQVVEDKMDTGFAQ